A DNA window from Janibacter sp. A1S7 contains the following coding sequences:
- a CDS encoding RsmB/NOP family class I SAM-dependent RNA methyltransferase, protein MSDARGGGDRRRGPRQKSRTAPAERSRRGSPARRTAHAVLQAVGEGAYANLELPKALRRARLDDRDAAFATELTYGTLRMQGFYDAVITEAAGRATSRLDGGVLDVLRMGAHQVLAMRVPDHAAADQAVALARSVAGPGAAGLVNAVMRRISESSVAEWRERVVPVEPLAERLSIEHSHPVWIVKALRQALIGHGVATSETADNAVAELLAAHNVPAPVSLVARPGLAEVDELLGAGAHVGRWSPFAAELDGGDPGAIAAVRDGRAAVQDEGSQLLALALAAAPVSGRGDGATEQWLDLCAGPGGKAGLLAAEALAQGADLVANEISDHRAELVRQTLRPALTAAQTAGRHLEVRTGDGREFGVDEPERYDRVLVDAPCTGLGALRRRPEARWRRQPSDLVGLGPLQRGLLVAAIEATRPGGVVAYATCSPHLSETTFVVRDVLKKRDDVEQIEARDLLAHVATGGLTDLGDGPHAQMWPHIHGTDGMFLAVLRKRA, encoded by the coding sequence ATGAGTGATGCACGAGGTGGTGGTGACCGGCGCCGCGGACCCCGGCAGAAGTCGCGGACCGCACCTGCCGAGCGCTCGCGCCGGGGCAGTCCGGCGCGCAGGACCGCACATGCCGTTCTGCAGGCCGTCGGCGAGGGCGCCTACGCCAACCTCGAGCTGCCCAAGGCACTGCGGCGTGCTCGACTGGACGATCGGGACGCCGCCTTCGCCACCGAGCTGACGTACGGGACCCTGCGGATGCAGGGCTTCTACGACGCGGTCATCACCGAGGCGGCCGGACGAGCGACGAGCCGACTCGACGGCGGTGTCCTCGACGTCCTGAGGATGGGAGCCCACCAGGTTCTGGCCATGCGGGTGCCGGACCATGCCGCCGCTGACCAGGCCGTCGCCCTCGCCCGCTCGGTCGCCGGGCCCGGGGCGGCGGGTCTGGTCAACGCCGTGATGCGTCGCATCTCCGAGAGCAGCGTGGCGGAATGGCGCGAGCGGGTCGTCCCCGTCGAGCCGCTCGCCGAGCGGCTCTCGATCGAGCACTCCCACCCGGTCTGGATCGTCAAGGCACTGCGTCAGGCCCTCATCGGCCACGGCGTGGCCACGTCCGAGACCGCCGACAACGCGGTCGCGGAGCTGCTCGCAGCGCACAACGTCCCCGCGCCCGTCTCGCTCGTCGCCCGTCCGGGTCTCGCGGAGGTCGACGAGTTGCTCGGAGCCGGTGCCCACGTCGGGCGATGGTCCCCCTTCGCCGCGGAGCTCGACGGAGGAGATCCCGGTGCCATTGCGGCAGTCCGCGACGGACGTGCGGCCGTCCAGGACGAAGGGAGCCAGCTGCTCGCCCTCGCCCTCGCAGCCGCGCCGGTCAGCGGGCGCGGTGACGGTGCCACCGAGCAGTGGCTCGACCTGTGCGCCGGCCCCGGCGGGAAGGCCGGACTGCTCGCCGCCGAGGCGCTGGCGCAGGGGGCGGACCTCGTGGCCAACGAGATCAGCGACCACCGCGCCGAGCTGGTGCGCCAGACGCTGCGTCCGGCGCTGACCGCCGCGCAGACCGCCGGCCGGCACCTCGAGGTTCGGACCGGCGACGGTCGTGAGTTCGGCGTCGACGAGCCAGAGCGCTACGACCGCGTCCTCGTCGATGCACCGTGTACCGGCCTCGGCGCCCTGCGCCGGCGCCCGGAGGCACGCTGGCGGCGTCAGCCGAGCGACCTCGTCGGTCTCGGCCCCCTCCAGCGTGGGCTGCTGGTCGCAGCCATCGAGGCCACCCGACCCGGAGGTGTCGTCGCCTATGCGACGTGCAGTCCGCACCTGTCCGAGACGACCTTCGTCGTCCGTGACGTGCTGAAGAAGCGTGACGACGTGGAGCAGATCGAGGCACGTGACCTGCTTGCCCACGTCGCGACAGGGGGCCTGACCGATCTCGGCGACGGCCCCCATGCCCAGATGTGGCCCCACATCCACG